CCCTGCATCTGTGTTTCTCACTTCCTTCTTCTGAACCCTGCAGGATTTTGTGTTCTACGCCCCCCGTTTGCGCATAAATAAACGTATCCTACAGCTGTGCATGGGGAACCATGAACTGTACATGCGCCGCAGGAAGCCGGACACCATCGAGGTGCAGCAGATGAAAGCGCAGGCTCGAGAGGAGAAACAACAGAAACAGATGGAGAGGTGAGGATAGGTCACCATGGCGATGTGAGCAGTGATGTCTTCTCAGCAGCAGATGACCCTCTAGAATTAAACAAGCCCCCCCCAAATCTTAAATTCTTAAATAtcgggggcatttttgtcacttttgtcaCAGGTTAATTTCAGACCCTGGACTGGATAACTTCCACACTCTTGTGTATTTTACACCATCATTGATAAGGATGGACCAAGTTGCTGAATACTGAATGTTCATATGTAAATGTGGCTGGTAGTGATTTCATGTCACGGTTGTGATGTCACGAATCCATGAAGATTTCCATGAAGTTTCAATAAATTGTCTGGGTGGACTGGGGAGGGAGTTTTGCATTGTGAATGTCCGAGTATGTCTACATAGTAAATCAAACACATTTCGAAAGAGCAAGAAAAATCCTGTTTCCCATTATATGACCACTTAAAGAGGTCTAAATGATACAAAATGAAATGGTCTGCTTTAGCAGGTCAGTCAGAGAAATTACTTTTTGTGTGCATTATGTGGGTTTAGAGCTGTGCCCGAGTCAACGTCACAGTGCGTCTCTTTGCTTGTGGGTTATCTGCAGAGCTCAGCTGGAGAATGAGAAGAAGAGACGAGAggccatagagagagagagagagcagatggaGAAAGAGAAACAGGAGCTCATGATGAAACTCTACCAGTTTGAGGAGAAGACCAAAAAAGCAGAGAAAGGTAAGTGTCCAGAGTCAATGTTCAGTTTGCAAGTCTCTCATTGGTTCTTTGAGTAATATCAAAAGAAACATGTAAAATCGTGTTTAGTTTTGAATAAGATTAGTCTAATTCAAAGTAATTGCATTTTGTGGAGTACATAAACAATTGCAAAGAGTCTTTCTGTTGATTGTTCTGTTTAAATGTCAACCAAATGTAAAGgttttctttgtaattttttatatatatataaaaaaaaatcctttataaTTTTAGAGATGATGTTTCATAAAAAGGCAATACGGATTGTGATAAAAAGCTAACGActgctatttttttaaattttttgtttttgttttttttgcgctAGTCACCCATTTGTCCATGTGGAAAGTGTGAATCATATTACGAGGTGCCAAGCTGCCAGCACTAACATTGACTTTTGGTCTTTTCAGTTTGTCACCCATTTGCTTGTTGGTCAGAGACATTGTACTGTGATCTCAAGTGTGCTCAGACTGAGGAAAAGCTGATATCATAGCACACCTGTTATTTTCACTGCTATTCACACATGCTTCTTTTGTACTTGCCTCAATGTTGCCTAGCTTGTGATTAGGCAAtcagacgaaaaaaaaaaaaagatttcagagAAGCCACATGCAGTCAAACTTTGTCTTGACAAAATATGAATTCTTAATTTGGGAAATGAACCCCACCCCAAAACAACCTAAGATAGTTCGCTAGTTTAAGCTAGTCTCCCAGCTTGGCCAAGCCAGTGCTTATTTGTTTTGGCTTGGAGTTTTCCAGCCTGATCAGCTTAAATGTGCCCGAAACACCTTAATCCTTCTATTGTCttagaccccatttccacctagtattaagatgtgtttttgctGATCTGATCACATGTAGTCAGCGCTAAACACAGGTCTAAACGTGGTCTAAAACTTTGTGACCGGATCACAGAAACCACAAacgctggcggccaaaagtttggaataatgtacagattttgctgttttggaaggaaattggtactttaattcaccaaagtggcattcaactgatcaaaagtatagtcaggactttactgatgtaaaaaacagcaccatcactatttgaaaaaagtaatttttgatcaaatctagacaggccccatttccagcagttaccactccaacaccttatccttgagtaatcatgccgACAAGACATCTATgccacatctatggtaagtgctacaggaagcatggggtgaaatgtcacttgagtatctggacaaactgacagctggaatgccaaggatccgcaaagttgtcattgctgcacgtggaggatttttgaagagaattctttgaagtagttacatttttttcaaattgtaatagtagtttttcacattattaatgtcctgactatacattgtgatcagttgaatgccactttggtgaataaaagtaccaatttctttccataagagcaaaatctgtacattattccaaactttaggcCACCAGTGTACGTATGTGgttaaaaacgcatgtgaccgcaTCGTATTTGATACACATACTCTTAGCTATATGGCGTATAAGATGTGCTGATAGTTAATGAAATGTGGACCTGTGTATTAGACCTGCAGGAGCAGATGCAGAGGGCCATACAGTTGGAGCATGAACGGAGACTGGCAGAGGAGGAGGCCACCAGGTTGGAGTCGGAGAGGCAGATCGCCCTGCTTGCGAAAGAGGAACTGGCCCGACAAGCTCAGGATCAGCTGAAGAGTCAGGAACAGCTGGTGAGAACCCTACCATACTTCTCAGAAAAAATGACTTGGCTGTGAAGTGTTTTTCCAGTTGACAATCCTCCCTATTCATCTGTCTCAGGCTGCAGAGCTGGCAGAACATACTGCTCGGATTGCACTCCTGGAAGAAGCCAAAAGACGCAAGGAGGAGGAAGCTGAGACATGGCAGAACAGAGTAAGAGTAACAGTTGTGACTTCACCTCAAAATTAAATATCTGAATAGGTGTTTAGCATATCAGAATagatagtggccccaaaaagcatttggacactttagccaccttttaaaatgtatgaatgtttttgCAGACATATAATATAAAgccaaatggcatttatttgaaagaaatgcAGAATAAGCACACTTTACAAGCAAAACAAGCAAAGTTTCTGCTAGGACACCTACTTGAACTTGAGTAGGggtgggacgatatggttatctaaGAATTCGGTTCGATGTACTGTACGAGATGAGGTTCAAAATCCGacataacacttaaatgacaaagtatgataAATGATTAAGATGTTTTAGCAAAATGCAGCTTATAATCATCTGAATAAAGTTATCTAATACACCACATAAATGCCcagttatataaaaaatatctcaATTACATTTTCTTGGATACATTCagattcaggctgatcaggtgcataACAAGCAATATAACTGAACAGGATAtgtccttaaaaatatgattggttGCAATTAAAACAACAACTGTACTTATTTCTATCCCTAGCCTAGCTCAGACACATATTTTTGTGAggaacatatacacaatatatacagctctggaaaacattaagagaccactgtaaaatgatcagtttctctggatttactatttataggtatgtgtttgagtacaatgaacatttttgttttattctataaagtactgacaacatttctcccaaattccaaataaaaatattgtcatttagagcatttatttgcagaaaatgacaactggtcaaaataacaaaaaatgtgccatgttttcagacctcgaataacaCAAAGAAaagaagttcatattcatttctaaacaacacaatactaatggtTTAacttcaatatttggtggaataaccctgattttcaatcacagctttcatgtgtcttggcatgctctttaccagtctttcacattgctgttgggtgacttcatgccactcctggcacacaaattcaagcagctcggctttgtttggcTTGTggacatccatcttcctcttgatcacattccagaggttttcaatggggttcaggtctggagattgggctgtcCATGACAATTTTCGAAATATACAATTTTGCCTCAGTGTGGTTCGTCATTTATTTTGgcttgtgatattttgaaattcgatatattgtcccatccctaaacTGACTTCATAATCATCTCATGCAATGACAACCAGACATTATCAATTGGGACTAAAGTGTCCAGTACTCTTTAGGGCCACTGTATGTCCATACATGTGACAAATTTGAGAGTTCTTCAATACTTGAATTGGTAGATTTGTGTTTGACTGTCTTCCCCACCAGGCTCGGGTAGCCCAGGATGACCTGGCCAAGACCCGAGAGGAGCTTTATACAGCAGTGTCAACACCTCTCCCTCCACCACCACCCGCCTATGAACACTATGAGAATGAGTTGGAAGATGGGGAGGAGAGCGCCAGTAGCTACAGCACAGACCTGCAAACTGAAGGAATCGATGACCACCGCCACGAAGAGCAGCGAATCACTGAGGCAGAGAAGAACGAACGAGTGCAGAAACAGCTGCTGGTGAGAGAGACTTTCATATACTCATCACCTACTTAACATCCTTGATCAGTTTCCTTTGTTGTTCTTAGAAAAACATTCCTATCAACTAGTCATTGCCTTCTGATTTAATGGTTTGGGTTAGGACCAGAGTTAGTGGCCTTGAATGGGGTTAATCATTCCAACTTCTAGAGATACACCTTCATGCATAGTTTCTAGTTAACTCTATACAAACACTCCTGAAACAACTAATCAAGGTCTTTGGATTTACAAGAATAATACAACCAGGTGTGTTGGAGCACGACTGACACTAAATTATTTAGGAAGATTGCTCTTCAGTTGCAACAGTTAACCCAGGCCTAGGCTACAACATTACCATATACCAATCATTACCCTTTAATATTAAGGGTTGGTTGaagttggggttagggttaggtttagggttggggataGACCTAGGCTATTTTTAGTTGATAAGAATGTTATTTCAGGAGCAAGAAAGGATGTGAAGTCAGGAACGTGTCCTAATTGGGTTCATTATTTTGTTTCATAATTAGATAGTTACTGTCATTTAACCAGTTAACAggtttttaaattatttgcaaattttcttattatgcaacggCACTTAAGCAAAACATCATATTATATCACAATTGAACATGTTAGTTCACATATTTCTAAgggatatacaccgatcagccacaaaattaaaaccatctgcctactattatatgttaatatgtttctaaaggggaaaaaatgtgatcccattgatttggagcgtggcatgattgttggtgccagatgggctggtttgagtatttctgtaactgctgatctcttgggattttcatgcacaaaagtctctagaatttactcgaatggtgccaaaaacaaaaaacatctagtgaggatcagttctgtggactgaaatgccttgttgatgagagaggtcaacagagaatggccagactggttcgaactgacaaagtctacggtaactcggataaccgctctgtacaattgtggtgagaagaatataacctcagaatgcttttctgagatgcgggttggtgctgttttggcggcacgagtgggacctacacaatattaggcaggtggttttaatgttgtggccgatTGGTGTATGGATGCATAGTGCAGCCCTACAATAGGAAAAATTATAAATACACCCAAATAAATCGGAGGTGTATAATAAGAGACGCTGCAACATAGGGCACAACACGGGGTGCAGAATGATGTGCTTCaatgtagtggtcgaccgatatatcgccgaagCTGATAAATccgccgatattctgacttttttattaGCACATTGGCTGATAAAtgttcctgtttggccgatttgcTTCTTGAGGgctctgagaatcgcctgcttgcatgtgaagcgactgagacatataaacgaccagtcacggttcgttttgttacCATCATGCCATCGTGTtattacaataatagaccggtgtgcaacagtctcatttaaacggtccacatatcagaggtgcagcagatgcgtttgagctcattgTTAAAGTGctttgcctgtttcattctccctctctctccccaacagttccctgtaacatttaactgtctcgtctaatgataaaaagacaaatatcCATTAAACTAATGTCATATTCCGTCTGCAAATAtccgcatatctcatttaaacagatgtaatatgCAAACCTCAAGAAAATCCATAAtgtcttcccgtcgagcgctcatctaatatcttcctctgaagcgtgtattctatctgccaggatcaggatcaaaagttcccgattcacaaatcatgacggtccctctgtgacaatccaagcaggtgatccaggccgtttaaactgtcagtagattgctgctcgcactggatccgcacgagcgcgtgagtgcaacttcaaagtaaaaatgCTTCACGTgcactatgagtaaatgtcttattcactgtgcactgtatgtacaattggtttgattctgtaatttttacgagaaccattaatcgtgaccacgaggaggttaccccatgtgactctaacctccctagcaactgggccaatttgattgcttaggagacctggctggagtcactcagcacaccctggattcgcgacttcaggagtggtagtcagcgtcaatactcgctgagctacccaggccccttctgcaacagtttattaaagcaatctgttGTCTGTCAGTCACCCCTACATAAAGAATCAGTAACATAAAAATACTGTCCTTtaacctgtggactatgcataataatgggaacattgcttgCAGCAGGCAATTTATAGTCCTATAATGACTAAAATTGGAATTTATTGCTGAATTTGGTGAATTTGTACTCAAGCcttgctttaaataatgaggatgatttaAGACGCAACTTCTCAAAGTTACCATGCTGAAAGTAACTACACGTGCTCTAGGGGTGGTTAAAAATACTGATTTTTCCAATGCGTCGCAATCTTCACATGCaacaatctcaatatcgattcttaaatcccaagatcgatcttttactctatgcccaaccctctactacaatgagaggaaatcactggAATTTGCTACCaaatttggcaactggctggtaaaatGTTTAGtttactcaccagtgattgtgtagtatagtggtggagtattcagcagcgagatctaGGATGCCAAGATTATACGGTTTCACTATTAACCACGATTAAATACTATGTCATGGTTAATTTGACCACAAGAATTAAGAAtccacgtttaaaaaccataaaattctttatttagacatggcaaaaataatttatataattatagttTTTCATAAGATTTTGTAAGTCTAAATGTGAAAATCTCTGCTATGGTTATGGACAGTGACCGCGTGGTGCTTGGCCAGGTGTCGCGGACTGCACGTGAACTTTTAAAtttggagtttgtgtgtgtgtgtgtgtgtgtgtgtgtgtgtgtgtgtgtgtatatatatatatatattatatttttgccgtgtgtaaataaaacatttcacagtTTATAACTGTAGATATAAAATACTTAgttaaattaaccgtgacatttttaattgAGGTTAATGGTGAAACCGTTTAATCGCCACATccctatttacattttttttttttttctttttcatttcacaGGCTCTGACTTCAGAGTTGGCCCAGGCTCGTGACGACACCAAGAAGACTCCGAACGACCTGCTGCACACAGAAAACGTGCGTGCCGGCCGAGACAAATACAAAACTCTCCGGCAGATCCGTCAGGGCAACACGAAACAGAGAATTGACGAGTTTGAGGCCTTATAAAATATTCAGACCAGGAAATTAGACTTTGGTAGTAAAGGAAGCAATGAGTCTCTTAAGTCCTTGTCTGGTTTTTTCTGTCCCTACTTCTGAGTGGTCAATGCAAGAGTCATAACCTGCGTACAGCACACTTTTCAAATGCAACACAGCTCTGATTAGGTAGATTTGGAGAAGACTGGTTCAGCGCACTAAAATctgaatgaaaactatttaaaattcACAAggattattattacatttaatataactCCACACAGATAAAGATGTTTACCCCTTAATGGCATAGATCGTATTTCACAAGCACAAACCACTGACTTTTTCACAGGCTGTATTGAAATAAAtctgtttttgccatgaaaatatgAAACTCCATATTTCTACACACGTGCCAACAATGCATCCCCTTTTGTTATTTACATGATTGTTTGAAATTCAGTAAACTGACTAAATTACAGTTTTAACCAGTTTTGGGTTGTAATAAGGCATTGATTTTGAAGTGTATATATATTGATAATGACACACTCAGCGCAGGGCTTGGCAGTATGATCTTAAAACATATGTAATGTCCTATATTAAAACTTTCATTCATGTTGAATATGCATTTTACTAGACAATTTATTATAGTGTATTTATTCTGTCTTTGGGTTATTTAAGAAGGTAATTGGGTAGATTAATTATTTGAAGAGATTCATATgcaagtttttatatatatatattaaaatggatGTTAAATCATTAGATATCATACATTAGAtacaaactgatttttttttatatatttttatatttactcaTGACTTTCAGCTAGTTATTAAATGTTTAGATTGTCATCACAGTGTGATAAAGGAAGATATGTTTTCAGAAACTATCTTGCCTTTTATCTTAATATGGATCTGTATGGCTTTTAAGTGCTAAATTGTCAGCACTGGGAATAGAGAGTTTACCAGCAATTAGATATTGTCCTAATATAGCACAAATTAAGACCCCATTCTGCTGATGTGACTAAATGTAAACTATATTCAACAATACAGTTGAAGAAATTAAGCATTTTAAGTTTGACACAATATGACCATTTAGTAAATTGTTTCTTTTATGATGCCTGTAACAATGCCATGCCACTTACAGAAAAATCTAATATTTTTGTTGATAAATCTTTTACAATTTTTACCACTGTTACAACACTGTTAATTCATTATTTGATTATGCTCTGTCAAAATCGGCTGTTTTACCCACTATTTGTAAATTCATACACTAAAAGGCTGTTCACATTATGCTTAACCCAaagtttcacacttgtaattatGAAAAGAGGTTAGCCCCGCTTTTAACCTAGGGTTGAAAATGACAAAGTTCAAAAGGcctttattatatatacacaaacacactcattttaagagttacacatttcaatttcataacaaaattgaaTTCAGTAATCTTGAATATAATAAAATCCTAAATATTTGAGTTAATTTACTTAATTTCAATTTGATGTAATTGttataaaagtataaatattaaaaataggataaaatatgtttgtttttttatatagatatatattgtgtgcatatgtgtatgtatatactgtatatctatatatacacagtgcattcagaaagtattccgaccccttcatttttttcccattttgttatgttgcagccttatgctaaaatgttttaaattattatttttttcacatcaatctacactccataccccacaatgacaaagcaaaaaagcagatttttgataacttagaaaatttattaaaaagaaaaaaaatatgtaaatctcacattgacataagtattcagacccttaactcagtacttagttgaagcacctttggcagcgattacagcctcaagtctttttgggtatgatgcgacaagctttgcacaccatttggagattttctgccatttgttctctgcagatcctctcaagctctgtcaggttgggtggggcctgtcggtggacagccattttcaggtctctccagagaccactcaaggacattcatagagttgtccctaagccactcttgcattgtcttggctgtgtgctgtGGTCACTGTCCTGTtgaaaggtgaaccttcggccccgTCTGAGGTCCTGTGTGCACTGGATCAGGTttttattaaggatatctctgtattttgctgcattcagctttccttcatccCTCACCAGtgccccagtccctgctgctgaaaaacacccccacagcatgatgctaccaccaccacacttcaccgttgggatggtattacgcatgtgatgagcggtgcctggtttcctccagacatgacgcttggaattgaggtcaaacagttcaatcctcgtttcatcagaccagagaatcttgtttctcaaagtgtcttgcactgaggagaggcttccgtctggccactctgccataaagcccagattgatGGACATGATCTCTGGAGATCAACCAGTGACCATCAGactcttggtcacctctcttaccaaggcccttctcccccgattgctcagtttggccaggcagccagctcagCCAGAGTCccggttgttccaaacttctattTAAGAGTTATAGAGGCCACTGTGGTCTtgagaaccttcaatgcagctaaaacatttgtagccttccccacacaatcctgtctctgagctctgcaggcagttcctttgacctcatggcatgatttttgctctgatatgcattttcagctgtgagatcttatatagacaggtgtgtgactttccaaatcatgtccaatcaatggaatttgccacaggtggactccaatcaaagtgtagaaacatctcaaagatgatccagagaaatgggatgcacctgagctaaattttatagcaagtgtcatagcaaaaggtctgaatacttatgtcaatgtgatatttcagtttttgtttatATATCAAATTTATCAAAAATCTTTGCTTTGAcaatatggggtatggagtgtagattaatgtggaaaaaaataatttaaagcatattagcataaggctgcaacataacaaaatgtgaaaaaatgaagaggtctgaatgcttcctgaatgcactgtaaatatatgcgtgtgtgtgtgtgtgtatacatacatatatatatagttgctaataaatatataaataaaaccacAAGTAGCATGGAGGGAAACAACTGCTGAACTAACTTATTTTCTCCAAAGACAAGGTGtttattatattacaaataaaGACAACATTATTCAGTTATGACCTCATGTTTATGTTGAAATTTGCATGCAGTGGAAGAACGAAGTCATGCCACACTTCTGGCATCTGCTGGAGacgttgccatgatgattctgcaGAAATAAGCACAGAGGTTGTGAGACGTCATACAAGCCCATTTTCTTTAAACCAGTTTTCCTCAAAAAAAGGTGTGTCTGGTGAGACTTTTTCTAGAGAAGTCTACTGGTATGCATACATAgtcaaattcaaatatttatgttcattttaattaattatataaattaagagGATCAGCCTTTTCACTTATTTGTATGTCATATTATTGATACCTTCTTCAGCACAGTGTTCAATTAAACTTTAACATACGCTCACATCAGGTTTGGTTATAGGTGCACCAAGTAATTGTGTGCTTTGCTGGCTGATACAATGATCTTGGACTTTAAACTGACACCTATTAATGTGGCTACAACATCACACAAAAGCAAAAGTTTACAAAATGATTGTCAAGGTGAAATCTGTCtagttaaaaaaaacagcaaatttaATGTGTGTTATGTGAATGTATAGAGCTCACCTTCTCCCAGTCGTGCCGATCTCAGTAAGCGATCAGTGAGACTGAAGGAGGTTTTCTCCCACAGACTGAGCAGCAGTGTGGCCTGCTGGAGCTCCTGATGCGTGAATCTGCTGAAGTTCATCTGGAGGGTACCGGCTGTCTTCTTCAGCACTGGAGTCCTCTGGACCAGCTCTCTGTCTCCAGGAAGGCACAGGATCCTGGCAAGCCAATACCCCAATTAATGCAACTGACTTCCAGTCATGTGCCACATAGCTGATAGTTTAGTCAGATTATTACAGAAAAGGTTCTTTTAAGGCACGAATTAAACCATTAAGCCACGGACCCAAAACTTAAATATGAGTGGTTCTTAAATGGTCTGGCAGAACGTTATGGACCATGCTCGACACGGACAGGTTAAGCCATTGTGCACCATCTCCAGGATGCAAATGGGGTCCAAGGTTgggtggcaagtggggtggcaaagctcatttttagggtggcagccgCCACCCATACCACCCTTATGGCCCCGCCCCTGTGACCCACCAGTTAAAAACCACTACAGTATATCCTTCACATACAGATTCAGCTATTTATATGTGCTATACTAACTCAAACCCTAAAATACTTCAAGGTTTCTGGGGATTTCCCATTCACATAgtgtggggttcaaaagtctgagttcaCTTGTgatcatgcttttatttagcattttcctaatttaaaggggtagttcacccaaaaatgaaaattctcatcatttactcaccctcatgccatcccagatgtgtatgattttctttcttctgcagaacacaaagatttttagaaaaatattgttcattccactgttggtccattcaatgcaagaccattatgtgctttttatgtgctatttggactttgaaagttctgaccaccattcacttgcattttgaggacctacagagctgagatattcttctaaaaatatttttgtgtgttcagcagaagagagaaatgtcatacatatctgggatggcatgatggtgagtaaatgatgaaaaaaataaatatatttttgggtgagatattccttaagtttttattttgtattacagattatattatcagcataacaatgttACAAATTTGATTAGTGGCCTACAAATAGTGCACTGCAGAAtctttaatattttgtattaattttatgtaattatgttttattgttctcctttttttttttttatcctaaaatgttattttcatgtttaacccttatgttgtgatctggtcattttgacccggacaatatatatatatatatatatatatatatatatatatatatatatatatatatattgtaagactgtcacaaaaattatctgcatcacttccgggaaagtcaaagaactctgcgagaaccaacgtcataaaactctcacacagaggagcatctccacctgagaaaacacaccccactgattggggaccataaaacgcaaatcacactcacatctgctctctctctctcaccttaggtcactttaaggacactaaaaaccaagttatgacttatcctgttctgtaatgtaaaaggttttctgatcatacgtgtttggtatcattcaagaggtctcagtgcaactggtaaaatggtctcattccctttcagcaaagtcaaatcacaagtaagatttaagaacttaataaaatacaatattctATCCGtggcatgcccctcccaagtctcacacagagaccagatgctgtatgcagattaggtgtattctttgtaaacatcaaacaacctactcaatcaaaggtcgacttacaactccctaaattggaaaccaaatcctaaataacatcaaacacgcacatctgaaataacagtgGAATTGTTTGGTACTAaaggtaggaccgagaatctgtaatacaggacttaattgactggggctaaacggtaaaccgagaatctataatagaatttagccaagtagaattaaatgggaatactaagggtaggaccaAGAATCtgtaaggacttagtcta
The nucleotide sequence above comes from Myxocyprinus asiaticus isolate MX2 ecotype Aquarium Trade chromosome 25, UBuf_Myxa_2, whole genome shotgun sequence. Encoded proteins:
- the ezrb gene encoding ezrin b; amino-acid sequence: MPKPLNVRVTTMDAELEFAVQPSTTGKQLFDQVVKTIGLREVWYFGLQYMDTKGYLTWLKLDKKVSSQDVKKENPLQFKFRAKFFPEDVSEELIQEITQKLFFMQVKDSILSDDIYCPPETAVLLASYSVQAKFGDFNKEVHRPGYLTSDRLLPQRVLDQHKLSRDQWEERIQVWHEEHRGMLREDAMLEYLKIAQDLEMYGVNYFDIKNKKGTELWLGVDALGLNIYEKDDKLTPKIGFPWSEIRNISFSDKKFVIKPIDKKAPDFVFYAPRLRINKRILQLCMGNHELYMRRRKPDTIEVQQMKAQAREEKQQKQMERAQLENEKKRREAIEREREQMEKEKQELMMKLYQFEEKTKKAEKDLQEQMQRAIQLEHERRLAEEEATRLESERQIALLAKEELARQAQDQLKSQEQLAAELAEHTARIALLEEAKRRKEEEAETWQNRARVAQDDLAKTREELYTAVSTPLPPPPPAYEHYENELEDGEESASSYSTDLQTEGIDDHRHEEQRITEAEKNERVQKQLLALTSELAQARDDTKKTPNDLLHTENVRAGRDKYKTLRQIRQGNTKQRIDEFEAL